In Pelmatolapia mariae isolate MD_Pm_ZW linkage group LG13, Pm_UMD_F_2, whole genome shotgun sequence, a genomic segment contains:
- the rrbp1a gene encoding ribosome-binding protein 1a isoform X2, protein MDIYDPQTLGIMVFGGFMVISAVGIALVSTFSMKETSYEEALAKQRRELGKTQSVRTEKKKKDKVSEKKNRGKKKDEKPNGKIPEQEKTEDVSEGDADTDADIVSEGVTAPAVAPSVSEPVSTFEVAAEMQPKSAAEPTPAPEPSPAPSPKEKKKKQQKVAKVEPASTQSSVVVSEPIKSSAASAVTQAPVSAPTKVTAPSSAPAPAKAAPASAKAAPPPASAKAAPPPASAKAAPPPASAKSAPPPASAKSAPPPASAKSAPPPASAKSAPPPASAKSAPPPASAKSAPPPASAKSAPPPASTSTTAKSSSTKSSTSAAPASKPAPVTSKSAPTPTKSATAPAKSVPAPSKTAPVLEAVTKDVPVMAVPPVGSQQAPAVAAKAQEPKKKASKKKTEPVAAVDSADAPLYLPYKALVSTISSMVFSEGEAHRLIEILSEKVGIIQDTWHMATQKGDPVAMLKKQLDEREKQLAAEQEDASAVKNRLRELTKELSAEKTKVASVETRLSSQLSKREQEMVALQARMQASYQDHVAQTQRLNAKILSLQDQLEKGPNAQLARLQQENSILRDALNQATSQAESKQNAELAKLRQECAKLTKELGEKTESVLADENIRKGLEAKVSAAEKQLSQLQTSHAEKEQALQRKLEEVCEELRTTQSRNGSLQATLDKAQQDSGTLSEFQVRVKKLEAELKERSAQVDAFTVQLEETKTEKSQLEQQVASINSLLEASQNKKEEDNKQVNSEDVERLKLSLQERESQLNVLHEELKQLQIKKEAAENTIAELEQRNKSEDASQVTSLQDELKNLKEEMVTLKNTQSDGSAELALLQNSLTEKDALVTSLQDELRVAKEKVATHANTAAELAAFQNETKEALQTLFPHIPVETEQLNWLKVFTQNAQGALSQQSQESQSSTAHSELLEKLKEAEESHGSLQAECEQYRTVLAETEGMLKHLQKSVEEEELVWKSKMANSEEQLQEALQKVSKLEAENQSIEQLKEQMMLLEAQLEKQTDSHLISEEMEQLKLQLSEYQSQLDLARKEAKAHKEELAQVREQLSEITLRAQQEQNGPAEAQPTQVQNELSQMAEKLHGEATHRQQLSEEYEKAQKTVAELQAQLDLLKDSSESPQSDTEDVAQLKERLAKEKKLSKDLGQAATKLQQLLKATQEQLTKERETVRTLQEHLENKGEYVELKEGTSV, encoded by the exons ATGGATATCTATGACCCCCAGACCCTTGGGATTATGGTTTTTGGTGGATTCATGGTGATCTCTGCTGTTGGGATTGCCCTCGTCTCCACCTTCTCCATGAAGGAGACCTCTTATGAGGAGGCCCTGGCTAAACAGCGCAGAGAACTGGGTAAGACGCAGTCTGTTCGcactgagaaaaagaaaaaggacaaagTGTCTGAGAAGAAGAACCGTGGAAAGAAGAAAGATGAAAAGCCTAATGGGAAGATCCCAGAGCAGGAGAAAACTGAAGACGTTTCTGAAGGCGATGCTGACACCGACGCTGACATAGTCAGTGAGGGTGTAACTGCGCCAGCTGTAGCTCCTTCTGTTTCTGAGCCTGTCTCCACTTTTGAAGTTGCAGCAGAGATGCAGCCCAAGTCTGCTGCTGAACCAACCCCAGCTCCTGAGCCCTCACCTGCACCTTCACctaaagagaagaagaagaagcagcagaaagTGGCAAAGGTTGAGCCAGCTTCAACCCAGTCATCTGTAGTTGTGTCTGAACCCATCAAGTCCTCTGCAGCTTCTGCCGTAACCCAGGCTCCAGTCTCTGCCCCGACTAAGGTAACTGCTCCATCCTCTGCACCTGCCCCGGCAAAGGCTGCCCCAGCATCAGCCAAGGCCGCTCCTCCACCTGCTTCAGCCAAGGCCGCTCCTCCACCTGCTTCAGCCAAGGCCGCTCCTCCACCTGCTTCAGCCAAGTCCGCTCCTCCACCTGCTTCAGCCAAGTCCGCTCCTCCACCTGCTTCAGCCAAGTCCGCTCCTCCACCTGCTTCAGCCAAGTCCGCTCCTCCACCTGCTTCAGCCAAGTCCGCTCCTCCACCTGCTTCAGCCAAGTCCGCTCCTCCACCTGCTTCAGCCAAGTCCGCACCTCCACCTGCTTCAACTTCTACAACAGCCAAGTCCTCTTCAACCAAATCTTCCACTTCTGCTGCTCCTGCATCTAAGCCTGCCCCTGTCACATCCAAATCTGCTCCAACACCAACCAAGTCTGCTACAGCCCCAGCCAAGTCTGTACCAGCTCCATCTAAAACTGCTCCGGTGCTGGAGGCTGTCACTAAAGACGTCCCAGTGATGGCTGTGCCCCCGGTGGGATCCCAGCAGGCTCCTGCTGTTGCAGCAAAAGCACAAGAACCCAAGAAAAAGGCATCAAAAAAGAAGACTGAGCCTG TTGCAGCAGTGGATTCTGCCGATGCTCCGCTGTACCTGCCCTATAAGGCCCTGGTATCCACCATCAGCAGCATGGTGTTCAGTGAGGGAGAGGCACACAGGCTCATCGAGATCCTGTCTGAGAAAGTTGGCATCATCCAGGACACCTGGCACATG gcCACTCAGAAAGGAGACCCAGTGGCCATGCTGAAGAAGCAGCTGGACGAGCGAGAGAAGCAGctggcagcagagcaagagGATGCTTCTGCAGTAAAGAATCGTCTTCGAGAGCTCACCAAG GAGTTGTCTGCTGAGAAGACCAAGGTGGCCAGCGTAGAGACGAGGCTGAGTTCTCAGCTGAGTAAGAGAGAGCAAGAAATGGTTGCTCTACAGGCTCGCATGCAGGCCAGCTACCAGGACCACGTAGCCCAAACGCAGAGACTCAATGCAAAG ATCCTAAGCCTTCAGGACCAGCTGGAAAAAGGCCCCAATGCCCAACTTGCTCGCCTACAGCAGGAGAACTCCATCCTGCGTGATGCGCTTAACCAGGCTACGAGTCAAGCTGAGAGCAA ACAAAATGCAGAGCTGGCCAAGCTGCGACAGGAATGCGCAAAGTTAACCAAGGAACTCGGAGAGAAGACGGAGAGTGTGCTTGCAGATGAGAACATAAGGAAAGGGCTGGAGGCCAAGGTCTCTGCTGCTGAGAAGCAGCTCTCACAGCTTCAG ACCAGCCACGCAGAGAAAGAACAGGCATTGCAGAGGAAATTGGAGGAGGTGTGTGAGGAACTCAGAACAACACAGAGTAGAAATGGCAGCCTGCAGGCAACTTTGGACAAGGCCCAACAGGACAGTGGCACACTCTCAG AGTTTCAAGTACGTGTTAAGAAGTTGGAGGCTGAGCTCAAGGAGCGTTCTGCTCAGGTGGATGCCTTCACTGTCCAGCTGGAggagacaaagacagagaaaagcCAGCTTGAACAGCAGGTGGCGTCAATCAACTCGCTGTTGGAGGCCAGTCAGAATAAAAAGGAGGAGGATAACAAACAG gTGAACTCTGAAGACGTGGAACGTCTAAAGCTCAG CttgcaagagagagagagccagttAAATGTGCTTCACGAGGAACTGAAGCAACTGCAGATAAAGAAGGAAGCTGCT GAGAACACTATTGCTGAGCTTGAGCAAAGAAATAAGAG TGAAGATGCCAGTCAGGTCACATCACTTCAGGATGAACTCAAAAACCTCAAAGAAGAAATGGTGACACTGAAGAACACACAA TCAGATGGCTCTGCAGAGCTTGCACTACTACAGAACAG TTTGACTGAAAAGGATGCTCTGGTCACGTCATTACAAGATGAACTGAGGGTAGCAAAAGAGAAGGTTGCCACTCACGCG AACACTGCGGCAGAACTGGCAGCTTTtcaaaatgaaaccaaagaagctCTCCAAACACTTTTCCCACATATACCTGTAGAGACAGAGCAG TTAAACTGGTTAAAAGTGTTTACACAGAACGCTCAGGGAGCTCTGAGCCAGCAGAGCCAGGAGTCTCAGTCAAGCACAGCACATTCA GAGTTGCTTGAGAAACTGAAGGAGGCAGAGGAAAGCCATGGTTCCCTGCAGGCTGAATGTGAACAGTACAGGACAGTACTGGCTGAAACT GAAGGAATGCTGAAACATCTTCAGAAGAgtgtggaggaggaagagctcgTATGGAAATCCAAGATGGCTAACTCAGAGGAACAGCTGCAAGAG GCTTTGCAGAAAGTCAGTAAGCTGGAAGCAGAAAACCAAAGTATAGAACAG tTGAAGGAGCAGATGATGCTTCTGGAAGCCCAGCTGGAAAAGCAGACAGACAGTCATCTAATCTCAGAGGAGATGGAGCAG CTGAAGCTGCAGCTGTCGGAGTATCAGAGCCAGCTGGATTTGGCCCGGAAGGAGGCCAAGGCACACAAGGAGGAGCTCGCACAG GTCAGAGAGCAGCTGAGCGAGATCACGCTGCGGGCCCAGCAAGAACAGAATGGCCCGGCTGAGGCTCAACCCACTCAG GTCCAGAACGAGTTGAGCCAGATGGCAGAGAAGCTGCACGGGGAGGCAACCCACAGGCAGCAGCTCTCAGAAGAGTATGAGAAG GCCCAAAAAACTGTAGCAGAACTTCAGGCTCAACTGGATCTTTTAAAGGATTCCTCAGAGTCGCCACAATCCGACACTGAAGACGTAGCTCAGCTGAAG GAGCGCTTGGCGAAGGAGAAGAAACTGTCCAAAGACCTGGGCCAGGCAGCCACTAAGCTCCAGCAGCTTCTTAAAGCTACTCAGGAGCAGCTGACCAAAGAGCGGGAGACGGTGAGAACACTACAGGAGCACCTGGAGAACAAG GGAGAATACGTGGAACTGAAGGAAGGAACGTCTGTGTGA
- the rrbp1a gene encoding ribosome-binding protein 1a isoform X1 produces the protein MDIYDPQTLGIMVFGGFMVISAVGIALVSTFSMKETSYEEALAKQRRELGKTQSVRTEKKKKDKVSEKKNRGKKKDEKPNGKIPEQEKTEDVSEGDADTDADIVSEGVTAPAVAPSVSEPVSTFEVAAEMQPKSAAEPTPAPEPSPAPSPKEKKKKQQKVAKVEPASTQSSVVVSEPIKSSAASAVTQAPVSAPTKVTAPSSAPAPAKAAPASAKAAPPPASAKAAPPPASAKAAPPPASAKSAPPPASAKSAPPPASAKSAPPPASAKSAPPPASAKSAPPPASAKSAPPPASAKSAPPPASTSTTAKSSSTKSSTSAAPASKPAPVTSKSAPTPTKSATAPAKSVPAPSKTAPVLEAVTKDVPVMAVPPVGSQQAPAVAAKAQEPKKKASKKKTEPVAAVDSADAPLYLPYKALVSTISSMVFSEGEAHRLIEILSEKVGIIQDTWHMATQKGDPVAMLKKQLDEREKQLAAEQEDASAVKNRLRELTKELSAEKTKVASVETRLSSQLSKREQEMVALQARMQASYQDHVAQTQRLNAKILSLQDQLEKGPNAQLARLQQENSILRDALNQATSQAESKQNAELAKLRQECAKLTKELGEKTESVLADENIRKGLEAKVSAAEKQLSQLQTSHAEKEQALQRKLEEVCEELRTTQSRNGSLQATLDKAQQDSGTLSEFQVRVKKLEAELKERSAQVDAFTVQLEETKTEKSQLEQQVASINSLLEASQNKKEEDNKQVNSEDVERLKLSLQERESQLNVLHEELKQLQIKKEAAENTIAELEQRNKSEDASQVTSLQDELKNLKEEMVTLKNTQQSDGSAELALLQNSLTEKDALVTSLQDELRVAKEKVATHANTAAELAAFQNETKEALQTLFPHIPVETEQLNWLKVFTQNAQGALSQQSQESQSSTAHSELLEKLKEAEESHGSLQAECEQYRTVLAETEGMLKHLQKSVEEEELVWKSKMANSEEQLQEALQKVSKLEAENQSIEQLKEQMMLLEAQLEKQTDSHLISEEMEQLKLQLSEYQSQLDLARKEAKAHKEELAQVREQLSEITLRAQQEQNGPAEAQPTQVQNELSQMAEKLHGEATHRQQLSEEYEKAQKTVAELQAQLDLLKDSSESPQSDTEDVAQLKERLAKEKKLSKDLGQAATKLQQLLKATQEQLTKERETVRTLQEHLENKGEYVELKEGTSV, from the exons ATGGATATCTATGACCCCCAGACCCTTGGGATTATGGTTTTTGGTGGATTCATGGTGATCTCTGCTGTTGGGATTGCCCTCGTCTCCACCTTCTCCATGAAGGAGACCTCTTATGAGGAGGCCCTGGCTAAACAGCGCAGAGAACTGGGTAAGACGCAGTCTGTTCGcactgagaaaaagaaaaaggacaaagTGTCTGAGAAGAAGAACCGTGGAAAGAAGAAAGATGAAAAGCCTAATGGGAAGATCCCAGAGCAGGAGAAAACTGAAGACGTTTCTGAAGGCGATGCTGACACCGACGCTGACATAGTCAGTGAGGGTGTAACTGCGCCAGCTGTAGCTCCTTCTGTTTCTGAGCCTGTCTCCACTTTTGAAGTTGCAGCAGAGATGCAGCCCAAGTCTGCTGCTGAACCAACCCCAGCTCCTGAGCCCTCACCTGCACCTTCACctaaagagaagaagaagaagcagcagaaagTGGCAAAGGTTGAGCCAGCTTCAACCCAGTCATCTGTAGTTGTGTCTGAACCCATCAAGTCCTCTGCAGCTTCTGCCGTAACCCAGGCTCCAGTCTCTGCCCCGACTAAGGTAACTGCTCCATCCTCTGCACCTGCCCCGGCAAAGGCTGCCCCAGCATCAGCCAAGGCCGCTCCTCCACCTGCTTCAGCCAAGGCCGCTCCTCCACCTGCTTCAGCCAAGGCCGCTCCTCCACCTGCTTCAGCCAAGTCCGCTCCTCCACCTGCTTCAGCCAAGTCCGCTCCTCCACCTGCTTCAGCCAAGTCCGCTCCTCCACCTGCTTCAGCCAAGTCCGCTCCTCCACCTGCTTCAGCCAAGTCCGCTCCTCCACCTGCTTCAGCCAAGTCCGCTCCTCCACCTGCTTCAGCCAAGTCCGCACCTCCACCTGCTTCAACTTCTACAACAGCCAAGTCCTCTTCAACCAAATCTTCCACTTCTGCTGCTCCTGCATCTAAGCCTGCCCCTGTCACATCCAAATCTGCTCCAACACCAACCAAGTCTGCTACAGCCCCAGCCAAGTCTGTACCAGCTCCATCTAAAACTGCTCCGGTGCTGGAGGCTGTCACTAAAGACGTCCCAGTGATGGCTGTGCCCCCGGTGGGATCCCAGCAGGCTCCTGCTGTTGCAGCAAAAGCACAAGAACCCAAGAAAAAGGCATCAAAAAAGAAGACTGAGCCTG TTGCAGCAGTGGATTCTGCCGATGCTCCGCTGTACCTGCCCTATAAGGCCCTGGTATCCACCATCAGCAGCATGGTGTTCAGTGAGGGAGAGGCACACAGGCTCATCGAGATCCTGTCTGAGAAAGTTGGCATCATCCAGGACACCTGGCACATG gcCACTCAGAAAGGAGACCCAGTGGCCATGCTGAAGAAGCAGCTGGACGAGCGAGAGAAGCAGctggcagcagagcaagagGATGCTTCTGCAGTAAAGAATCGTCTTCGAGAGCTCACCAAG GAGTTGTCTGCTGAGAAGACCAAGGTGGCCAGCGTAGAGACGAGGCTGAGTTCTCAGCTGAGTAAGAGAGAGCAAGAAATGGTTGCTCTACAGGCTCGCATGCAGGCCAGCTACCAGGACCACGTAGCCCAAACGCAGAGACTCAATGCAAAG ATCCTAAGCCTTCAGGACCAGCTGGAAAAAGGCCCCAATGCCCAACTTGCTCGCCTACAGCAGGAGAACTCCATCCTGCGTGATGCGCTTAACCAGGCTACGAGTCAAGCTGAGAGCAA ACAAAATGCAGAGCTGGCCAAGCTGCGACAGGAATGCGCAAAGTTAACCAAGGAACTCGGAGAGAAGACGGAGAGTGTGCTTGCAGATGAGAACATAAGGAAAGGGCTGGAGGCCAAGGTCTCTGCTGCTGAGAAGCAGCTCTCACAGCTTCAG ACCAGCCACGCAGAGAAAGAACAGGCATTGCAGAGGAAATTGGAGGAGGTGTGTGAGGAACTCAGAACAACACAGAGTAGAAATGGCAGCCTGCAGGCAACTTTGGACAAGGCCCAACAGGACAGTGGCACACTCTCAG AGTTTCAAGTACGTGTTAAGAAGTTGGAGGCTGAGCTCAAGGAGCGTTCTGCTCAGGTGGATGCCTTCACTGTCCAGCTGGAggagacaaagacagagaaaagcCAGCTTGAACAGCAGGTGGCGTCAATCAACTCGCTGTTGGAGGCCAGTCAGAATAAAAAGGAGGAGGATAACAAACAG gTGAACTCTGAAGACGTGGAACGTCTAAAGCTCAG CttgcaagagagagagagccagttAAATGTGCTTCACGAGGAACTGAAGCAACTGCAGATAAAGAAGGAAGCTGCT GAGAACACTATTGCTGAGCTTGAGCAAAGAAATAAGAG TGAAGATGCCAGTCAGGTCACATCACTTCAGGATGAACTCAAAAACCTCAAAGAAGAAATGGTGACACTGAAGAACACACAA CAGTCAGATGGCTCTGCAGAGCTTGCACTACTACAGAACAG TTTGACTGAAAAGGATGCTCTGGTCACGTCATTACAAGATGAACTGAGGGTAGCAAAAGAGAAGGTTGCCACTCACGCG AACACTGCGGCAGAACTGGCAGCTTTtcaaaatgaaaccaaagaagctCTCCAAACACTTTTCCCACATATACCTGTAGAGACAGAGCAG TTAAACTGGTTAAAAGTGTTTACACAGAACGCTCAGGGAGCTCTGAGCCAGCAGAGCCAGGAGTCTCAGTCAAGCACAGCACATTCA GAGTTGCTTGAGAAACTGAAGGAGGCAGAGGAAAGCCATGGTTCCCTGCAGGCTGAATGTGAACAGTACAGGACAGTACTGGCTGAAACT GAAGGAATGCTGAAACATCTTCAGAAGAgtgtggaggaggaagagctcgTATGGAAATCCAAGATGGCTAACTCAGAGGAACAGCTGCAAGAG GCTTTGCAGAAAGTCAGTAAGCTGGAAGCAGAAAACCAAAGTATAGAACAG tTGAAGGAGCAGATGATGCTTCTGGAAGCCCAGCTGGAAAAGCAGACAGACAGTCATCTAATCTCAGAGGAGATGGAGCAG CTGAAGCTGCAGCTGTCGGAGTATCAGAGCCAGCTGGATTTGGCCCGGAAGGAGGCCAAGGCACACAAGGAGGAGCTCGCACAG GTCAGAGAGCAGCTGAGCGAGATCACGCTGCGGGCCCAGCAAGAACAGAATGGCCCGGCTGAGGCTCAACCCACTCAG GTCCAGAACGAGTTGAGCCAGATGGCAGAGAAGCTGCACGGGGAGGCAACCCACAGGCAGCAGCTCTCAGAAGAGTATGAGAAG GCCCAAAAAACTGTAGCAGAACTTCAGGCTCAACTGGATCTTTTAAAGGATTCCTCAGAGTCGCCACAATCCGACACTGAAGACGTAGCTCAGCTGAAG GAGCGCTTGGCGAAGGAGAAGAAACTGTCCAAAGACCTGGGCCAGGCAGCCACTAAGCTCCAGCAGCTTCTTAAAGCTACTCAGGAGCAGCTGACCAAAGAGCGGGAGACGGTGAGAACACTACAGGAGCACCTGGAGAACAAG GGAGAATACGTGGAACTGAAGGAAGGAACGTCTGTGTGA
- the rrbp1a gene encoding ribosome-binding protein 1a isoform X3, which yields MDIYDPQTLGIMVFGGFMVISAVGIALVSTFSMKETSYEEALAKQRRELGKTQSVRTEKKKKDKVSEKKNRGKKKDEKPNGKIPEQEKTEDVSEGDADTDADIVSEGVTAPAVAPSVSEPVSTFEVAAEMQPKSAAEPTPAPEPSPAPSPKEKKKKQQKVAKVEPASTQSSVVVSEPIKSSAASAVTQAPVSAPTKVTAPSSAPAPAKAAPASAKAAPPPASAKAAPPPASAKAAPPPASAKSAPPPASAKSAPPPASAKSAPPPASAKSAPPPASAKSAPPPASAKSAPPPASAKSAPPPASTSTTAKSSSTKSSTSAAPASKPAPVTSKSAPTPTKSATAPAKSVPAPSKTAPVLEAVTKDVPVMAVPPVGSQQAPAVAAKAQEPKKKASKKKTEPVAAVDSADAPLYLPYKALVSTISSMVFSEGEAHRLIEILSEKVGIIQDTWHMATQKGDPVAMLKKQLDEREKQLAAEQEDASAVKNRLRELTKELSAEKTKVASVETRLSSQLSKREQEMVALQARMQASYQDHVAQTQRLNAKILSLQDQLEKGPNAQLARLQQENSILRDALNQATSQAESKQNAELAKLRQECAKLTKELGEKTESVLADENIRKGLEAKVSAAEKQLSQLQTSHAEKEQALQRKLEEVCEELRTTQSRNGSLQATLDKAQQDSGTLSEFQVRVKKLEAELKERSAQVDAFTVQLEETKTEKSQLEQQVASINSLLEASQNKKEEDNKQVNSEDVERLKLSLQERESQLNVLHEELKQLQIKKEAAENTIAELEQRNKSEDASQVTSLQDELKNLKEEMVTLKNTQQSDGSAELALLQNSLTEKDALVTSLQDELRVAKEKVATHANTAAELAAFQNETKEALQTLFPHIPVETEQLNWLKVFTQNAQGALSQQSQESQSSTAHSELLEKLKEAEESHGSLQAECEQYRTVLAETEGMLKHLQKSVEEEELVWKSKMANSEEQLQEALQKVSKLEAENQSIEQLKEQMMLLEAQLEKQTDSHLISEEMEQLKLQLSEYQSQLDLARKEAKAHKEELAQVQNELSQMAEKLHGEATHRQQLSEEYEKAQKTVAELQAQLDLLKDSSESPQSDTEDVAQLKERLAKEKKLSKDLGQAATKLQQLLKATQEQLTKERETVRTLQEHLENKGEYVELKEGTSV from the exons ATGGATATCTATGACCCCCAGACCCTTGGGATTATGGTTTTTGGTGGATTCATGGTGATCTCTGCTGTTGGGATTGCCCTCGTCTCCACCTTCTCCATGAAGGAGACCTCTTATGAGGAGGCCCTGGCTAAACAGCGCAGAGAACTGGGTAAGACGCAGTCTGTTCGcactgagaaaaagaaaaaggacaaagTGTCTGAGAAGAAGAACCGTGGAAAGAAGAAAGATGAAAAGCCTAATGGGAAGATCCCAGAGCAGGAGAAAACTGAAGACGTTTCTGAAGGCGATGCTGACACCGACGCTGACATAGTCAGTGAGGGTGTAACTGCGCCAGCTGTAGCTCCTTCTGTTTCTGAGCCTGTCTCCACTTTTGAAGTTGCAGCAGAGATGCAGCCCAAGTCTGCTGCTGAACCAACCCCAGCTCCTGAGCCCTCACCTGCACCTTCACctaaagagaagaagaagaagcagcagaaagTGGCAAAGGTTGAGCCAGCTTCAACCCAGTCATCTGTAGTTGTGTCTGAACCCATCAAGTCCTCTGCAGCTTCTGCCGTAACCCAGGCTCCAGTCTCTGCCCCGACTAAGGTAACTGCTCCATCCTCTGCACCTGCCCCGGCAAAGGCTGCCCCAGCATCAGCCAAGGCCGCTCCTCCACCTGCTTCAGCCAAGGCCGCTCCTCCACCTGCTTCAGCCAAGGCCGCTCCTCCACCTGCTTCAGCCAAGTCCGCTCCTCCACCTGCTTCAGCCAAGTCCGCTCCTCCACCTGCTTCAGCCAAGTCCGCTCCTCCACCTGCTTCAGCCAAGTCCGCTCCTCCACCTGCTTCAGCCAAGTCCGCTCCTCCACCTGCTTCAGCCAAGTCCGCTCCTCCACCTGCTTCAGCCAAGTCCGCACCTCCACCTGCTTCAACTTCTACAACAGCCAAGTCCTCTTCAACCAAATCTTCCACTTCTGCTGCTCCTGCATCTAAGCCTGCCCCTGTCACATCCAAATCTGCTCCAACACCAACCAAGTCTGCTACAGCCCCAGCCAAGTCTGTACCAGCTCCATCTAAAACTGCTCCGGTGCTGGAGGCTGTCACTAAAGACGTCCCAGTGATGGCTGTGCCCCCGGTGGGATCCCAGCAGGCTCCTGCTGTTGCAGCAAAAGCACAAGAACCCAAGAAAAAGGCATCAAAAAAGAAGACTGAGCCTG TTGCAGCAGTGGATTCTGCCGATGCTCCGCTGTACCTGCCCTATAAGGCCCTGGTATCCACCATCAGCAGCATGGTGTTCAGTGAGGGAGAGGCACACAGGCTCATCGAGATCCTGTCTGAGAAAGTTGGCATCATCCAGGACACCTGGCACATG gcCACTCAGAAAGGAGACCCAGTGGCCATGCTGAAGAAGCAGCTGGACGAGCGAGAGAAGCAGctggcagcagagcaagagGATGCTTCTGCAGTAAAGAATCGTCTTCGAGAGCTCACCAAG GAGTTGTCTGCTGAGAAGACCAAGGTGGCCAGCGTAGAGACGAGGCTGAGTTCTCAGCTGAGTAAGAGAGAGCAAGAAATGGTTGCTCTACAGGCTCGCATGCAGGCCAGCTACCAGGACCACGTAGCCCAAACGCAGAGACTCAATGCAAAG ATCCTAAGCCTTCAGGACCAGCTGGAAAAAGGCCCCAATGCCCAACTTGCTCGCCTACAGCAGGAGAACTCCATCCTGCGTGATGCGCTTAACCAGGCTACGAGTCAAGCTGAGAGCAA ACAAAATGCAGAGCTGGCCAAGCTGCGACAGGAATGCGCAAAGTTAACCAAGGAACTCGGAGAGAAGACGGAGAGTGTGCTTGCAGATGAGAACATAAGGAAAGGGCTGGAGGCCAAGGTCTCTGCTGCTGAGAAGCAGCTCTCACAGCTTCAG ACCAGCCACGCAGAGAAAGAACAGGCATTGCAGAGGAAATTGGAGGAGGTGTGTGAGGAACTCAGAACAACACAGAGTAGAAATGGCAGCCTGCAGGCAACTTTGGACAAGGCCCAACAGGACAGTGGCACACTCTCAG AGTTTCAAGTACGTGTTAAGAAGTTGGAGGCTGAGCTCAAGGAGCGTTCTGCTCAGGTGGATGCCTTCACTGTCCAGCTGGAggagacaaagacagagaaaagcCAGCTTGAACAGCAGGTGGCGTCAATCAACTCGCTGTTGGAGGCCAGTCAGAATAAAAAGGAGGAGGATAACAAACAG gTGAACTCTGAAGACGTGGAACGTCTAAAGCTCAG CttgcaagagagagagagccagttAAATGTGCTTCACGAGGAACTGAAGCAACTGCAGATAAAGAAGGAAGCTGCT GAGAACACTATTGCTGAGCTTGAGCAAAGAAATAAGAG TGAAGATGCCAGTCAGGTCACATCACTTCAGGATGAACTCAAAAACCTCAAAGAAGAAATGGTGACACTGAAGAACACACAA CAGTCAGATGGCTCTGCAGAGCTTGCACTACTACAGAACAG TTTGACTGAAAAGGATGCTCTGGTCACGTCATTACAAGATGAACTGAGGGTAGCAAAAGAGAAGGTTGCCACTCACGCG AACACTGCGGCAGAACTGGCAGCTTTtcaaaatgaaaccaaagaagctCTCCAAACACTTTTCCCACATATACCTGTAGAGACAGAGCAG TTAAACTGGTTAAAAGTGTTTACACAGAACGCTCAGGGAGCTCTGAGCCAGCAGAGCCAGGAGTCTCAGTCAAGCACAGCACATTCA GAGTTGCTTGAGAAACTGAAGGAGGCAGAGGAAAGCCATGGTTCCCTGCAGGCTGAATGTGAACAGTACAGGACAGTACTGGCTGAAACT GAAGGAATGCTGAAACATCTTCAGAAGAgtgtggaggaggaagagctcgTATGGAAATCCAAGATGGCTAACTCAGAGGAACAGCTGCAAGAG GCTTTGCAGAAAGTCAGTAAGCTGGAAGCAGAAAACCAAAGTATAGAACAG tTGAAGGAGCAGATGATGCTTCTGGAAGCCCAGCTGGAAAAGCAGACAGACAGTCATCTAATCTCAGAGGAGATGGAGCAG CTGAAGCTGCAGCTGTCGGAGTATCAGAGCCAGCTGGATTTGGCCCGGAAGGAGGCCAAGGCACACAAGGAGGAGCTCGCACAG GTCCAGAACGAGTTGAGCCAGATGGCAGAGAAGCTGCACGGGGAGGCAACCCACAGGCAGCAGCTCTCAGAAGAGTATGAGAAG GCCCAAAAAACTGTAGCAGAACTTCAGGCTCAACTGGATCTTTTAAAGGATTCCTCAGAGTCGCCACAATCCGACACTGAAGACGTAGCTCAGCTGAAG GAGCGCTTGGCGAAGGAGAAGAAACTGTCCAAAGACCTGGGCCAGGCAGCCACTAAGCTCCAGCAGCTTCTTAAAGCTACTCAGGAGCAGCTGACCAAAGAGCGGGAGACGGTGAGAACACTACAGGAGCACCTGGAGAACAAG GGAGAATACGTGGAACTGAAGGAAGGAACGTCTGTGTGA